Genomic window (Armatimonadota bacterium):
AACCCTTGCGCTTTCCCATTCGTCGCTTTATAATGATCCGAACGTGAGGCGGCCGGCACAAGAACCGGTTGTCGAACGGGACGAAGCGGAAAAGGCTTCGGCCGGATCCGCTCCGATGAACGGAGGAGGTTCATGATGAAGAAACTGACATTGATCGTGATGGCGCTCAGCGTGCTGGGCATTCTGATGGCTGGCTGCTCCGGCGGCGAAGCGGGCGGCGACGCTGCCAAGCCGGATGTCGCCAAGCCGGCTGAAGGCGAAAAGAAGTAAGCCGAAACGGCTGACGACCACGGGCCCGAAGGCGTTCGCCTCGGGCCCGTTCTGCGTCCGGGCGACCCTCTCCGCCACAATACGGACGTGACCAGAGTCGGCATCGTGGGCTGCGGCAACATCTGCCCGATCTACATTCAAAACCTCACGTCGTTTTCCGGTACCGAAGTCACCGCCGTCTCCGATTTGGACACGTCAAGGGCCGATCGGCGGGCCCGCGAGTTCGGTGTGCCCTGGTCGGGAAACCCCCAGGAACTCATGTCCCGCGACGACGTCGACGTCGTCCTCGACCTTACCGTGCCGAAAGCCCATTTCCAGGTCGCGTCTGCGGCCCTCGAAGCCGGCAAACACGTCTACAACGAGAAACCGCTGGCGGTCGCTTGGGACGAGGGCCGCAAGCTGGTCGGTCAAGCGAAAGCCGCCGGCCTCCGGATCGGTTGCGCGCCCGACACCGTCCTCGGAGCGGGCGTTCAAACGTGCCGGGCCCTGATCGATGCGGGCGAGATCGGGACCCCCGTCGCCGTCCAGGCCTTCATGATGTGTCCAGGACATGAATCCTGGCATCCCGATCCCGCCTTCTATTACGAAGTCGGCGGAGGGCCCCTCTTCGACATGGGGCCGTACTATCTCTCGGCCTTAGTGACCCTCCTTGGGCCGGTCCGCAGGGTGACGGGTTCGACAAGGACATCGTTTCCCACACGGACGGTCACCAGTGAGCCTAAGCGCGGCCTAAAGGTCCGAGTCGAGACGCCGACCCACCTGACCACTGTCCTGGACTTCGTCCAAGGAGCCGTCGGACACCTGACGACGAGCTTCGACGTCGTCGCCCATTCGATGCCCCACATCGAGGTCTACGGTTCCGAGGGAACGCTACAAGTCCCCGATCCGAACGGCTTCGGCGGGCCCGTCCGGATCCGGAAACGAGGGGACGCCGATTGGACCGAAGTCCCTCTGGATCGCGCGTACTCCGAGAATTCTCGCGGGCTCGGAGTCCTCGACATGGGACTTGCCGTCGTCGAAGGTCGTCCCCATAGGTGCGACGGGGAGACCGCGCTCCATGTGCTCGAGATCATGCACGCGGCCCATTGGGCCAGCGAACAGGGGTCACACGTCACGTTGGAAACGCGGCCCGACCGACCAGAACCCATGCCGGCAGGCGTGTTCGGATGACCCCGGCACTGCCTAAACTGGGCTTAGGTTGGAGGGAGGTCGCCCTCTCGCTGGCGTCGTCGTTCCTCCTGGCAACGGGGGCCCTGATCGGGCGCACTTCGGACCTGGCCCAAACGGCGGAGGCGTACTATTCGCTCGTTCCCGCCGTCCGATGGTTCCGGACGGGCGCGGCTGCCCTCGACGTCGCCGTCCTGGTCACGACCTTGACCGGCATCCTCCTCCCTCGTGTCGCACGAGGGACCGTGAGCATCCTCCTCTTCCTATGCCTCACCGGGATCGTCGCGTGTTGGAGCGAACTCCTGTGGGCGCGGCAGTTCGCGCACAGCCATGTCTTCCTGCTTCGAGAGCTTCCGTTCAAGCCCCTTGCGAACTTCGGCTTGGGCGGTGCGGTCGTGTTCGCCACATACGTCGCGTTAAAGATCCCAAGCGGAAAGCTGCCTCCGTGGCAGACCTTCCTCGTCCAGACGTGCATCGCCGTGTCCAGCGCCGCGTTCCAGTTCCTCGTCTGGGCCGCGGTCGGACCCCGTCCGTAGTAGGACCCCATAATCCGGACAGGCGATGAGCAAGCGGATCTTGGTGCCTCTGGCGTTCCTCTTTTTCCTTGGATTTCCCGCCGTAGGGTTGGTCTGGGTCTGGAACGACGCCCACGCCCGCTTGCGCCGTTCGGCCGAACCCGAGGCCCGGATCCTTGTGGAGAAGGCCCTGCAGGCCACGAAGGTCGAAGACTTCGACGTCCTCTCGACGAACGTCTACATCAAGTCCGGGGGCCCGGCGGCCGTCCTCAAGGCCCGGGCCGAGCACGGCGGCCTGAAGTCGGTGGGGACCTTGAGCTACGTTCGGAGCTATGCCGGATCGCGGAGCGACATGGTCTGGCAGTTCGTGGAGTTCAAAGGCCCGGTCACGTTCGATAAGGGCGGCGAAGTCCAAGTCCGCGCGACATTGGGCAGGCACTCGATCAACGTCGTCTGGCTGCTCGACAAACTCGAGATCGACCGCTGACGCCTAGTCCCTGCCCCATTTGTTGACCGCCCACCAGCACGCCTGGTCGTGGGGGACGAACATCGGGTCGGTCAGGACGTCGAACGCAGGGAGGTAACCCAGTTCGCCCCGCCCGTACGACTGGATGCGGCGGATGACCCGCTCGACGTGTTCCCGGGCGACCTTCGTCCGCTCGACGTCGGCAAGGCTCCCTCCGATCCGGTCGAAGGACCGTCGGGCGACCCGCTCCAAGTTGTCGAACACGTGCCTTGCCGGAGCGAGCGCTTTCACCGCCCTCTCGGGTTCGCCTTTGGCATACCACTCGTG
Coding sequences:
- a CDS encoding Gfo/Idh/MocA family oxidoreductase yields the protein MTRVGIVGCGNICPIYIQNLTSFSGTEVTAVSDLDTSRADRRAREFGVPWSGNPQELMSRDDVDVVLDLTVPKAHFQVASAALEAGKHVYNEKPLAVAWDEGRKLVGQAKAAGLRIGCAPDTVLGAGVQTCRALIDAGEIGTPVAVQAFMMCPGHESWHPDPAFYYEVGGGPLFDMGPYYLSALVTLLGPVRRVTGSTRTSFPTRTVTSEPKRGLKVRVETPTHLTTVLDFVQGAVGHLTTSFDVVAHSMPHIEVYGSEGTLQVPDPNGFGGPVRIRKRGDADWTEVPLDRAYSENSRGLGVLDMGLAVVEGRPHRCDGETALHVLEIMHAAHWASEQGSHVTLETRPDRPEPMPAGVFG